One genomic window of Ziziphus jujuba cultivar Dongzao chromosome 4, ASM3175591v1 includes the following:
- the LOC107417300 gene encoding wax ester synthase/diacylglycerol acyltransferase 4 gives MEDFREERILLEPVSPTGEFLNNSVLSVSILAVLEIEIPITIDISQAMSLVCGVLLPINPRFSSIMVEDSNGNKQWQNVEVKLEDHLNFPNFLLGLSPESYDKYLDEYLSKIAIEKFPQNKPLWEIHMVKYPTSKAAGNIIFKFHHALGDGYSLMGALLSCLQRAENPSLPPTFPTRQSSKLKRNRSIIQHLPQIFSSILYTIPDFGWSLIKSNFLKDDQSPIRSGNYVGVEFQQTILTTMTFSLDQVKLIKNKLAVTINDVICGIILFGAQLYMQEINKESTNSNCTAIVLLNTRMLMDYASVNEMMKPDSKTPWGNRFAFLHIPIPKFTDDQFSDPLDIVRYTQKVIGRKRKSLSVYLNGRLLEMVKKFKGYEAAAKFIYSTVTNASMVISNIIGPVEQMALANHPVKGLYYSLVGTPEDLDISIVSYMGKLNVTFGAKGHIDLQKFKSCMEKAFDTIFKAAQNS, from the exons ATGGAGGATTTTCGAGAGGAAAGAATATTGTTAGAGCCAGTGAGTCCAACAGGGGAGTTCTTGAACAACTCAGTGTTATCCGTTTCAATTCTTGCTGTTTTGGAAATTGAGATTCCCATTACTATTGATATTTCGCAAGCTATGTCTTTGGTTTGTGGTGTTTTGCTTCCCATCAACCCACGTTTCTCTTCAATCATG GTTGAGGATTCCAATGGAAACAAACAATGGCAGAATGTGGAAGTGAAGCTTGAAGATCATttaaatttcccaaattttctctTAGGACTTTCACCAGAATCATATGACAAATATCTTGATGAATATTTATCGAAGATAGCTATTGAAAAATTTCCACAAAACAAACCTCTATGGGAAATTCATATGGTAAAATACCCAACTAGTAAAGCAGCTGGTAATATCATATTCAAGTTTCACCATGCACTTGGCGATGGCTACTCTCTAATGGGTGCTCTTCTTTCTTGTCTACAAAGAGCTGAAAATCCTTCTCTTCCACCAACATTTCCTACACGCCAAAGCTCCAAACTTAAAAGAAATAGAAGCATAATTCAGCATCTGCCTCAAATTTTCTCTTCAATATTATATACCATACCAGATTTCGGTTGGAGTCTGATAAAGAGCAACTTTTTAAAAGATGATCAATCACCAATAAGGTCTGGGAATTATGTTGGAGTTGAATTTCAGCAAACAATATTAACTACCATGACGTTCTCTCTCGATCAAGTGAAGTTAATCAAGAATAAGCTTGCAGTT ACAATAAACGACGTGATTTGTGGGATAATACTCTTTGGCGCTCAACTATACATGCAAGAGATTAACAAAGAATCAACAAACTCGAATTGCACAGCAATTGTGTTGCTGAATACAAGGATGCTTATGGATTATGCTTCTGTTAATGAGATGATGAAACCTGATTCCAAGACGCCATGGGGAAATCGATTTGCTTTTTTGCATATACCAATTCCCAAATTTACAGATGATCAATTTTCAGATCCATTGGATATTGTTCGGTATACCCAAAAAGTAATCGGGAGAAAGAGAAAATCTTTATCTGTTTACCTCAACGGCAGGCTATTGGAGATGGTGAAGAAATTCAAAGGCTATGAG GCAGCGGCAAAGTTTATATACAGCACAGTGACAAATGCAAGCATGGTTATCTCAAATATAATTGGTCCGGTGGAACAGATGGCTTTGGCTAATCATCCGGTTAAGGGCTTATATTATTCCCTAGTTGGGACACCCGAG